Proteins from a genomic interval of Staphylococcus debuckii:
- a CDS encoding dihydrolipoyl dehydrogenase family protein codes for MKRYDVVFIGSGHAAWHAAAALANSGKSVAIIEKDKVAGTCTNFGCNAKILLEGPYEVLEEASHYNGIIEADHLQVNWEHLMKYKKEIINPMSDFVASMIEQQGIDLYMGKGVIKDTHTVTVDDTELEAENIVIGTGQHSHQLEIDGKEHTHDSRDFLSMDQLPERMVMIGAGIISMEFASIMIKSGVKVDIIHHSDEALKGFNHNHVQKLVEKLKDEGVQFHFNENTTAVVPSKEGYLVETESGLSIETDYVLDATGRKPNVQNIGLENAGIQFSDRGIQVDDYMRTNVSNIFASGDVVDKMIPKLTPTATFESNYIASQILGVNPEPIHYPAIPEVVYALPRLSQIGVSVEEAENDDAYTVKCIPFGKQMVFEYKNEVEAEMYIVLDQDKHLVGAAVYGDDAPDLINILTFIVDGRMTAQELNQHVFAFPGASSGVIDMLKMNML; via the coding sequence ATGAAACGTTATGATGTTGTATTTATAGGAAGCGGACATGCGGCATGGCATGCAGCAGCAGCTTTAGCCAATTCAGGCAAATCCGTTGCGATAATTGAAAAAGATAAAGTAGCAGGTACTTGCACCAATTTCGGCTGTAACGCCAAAATTTTATTAGAAGGTCCTTATGAAGTGTTAGAGGAAGCCAGTCACTATAATGGCATTATTGAAGCGGATCATTTACAAGTAAATTGGGAACATTTGATGAAATATAAAAAAGAAATTATCAATCCTATGTCAGACTTCGTTGCTTCAATGATTGAACAACAAGGCATTGACCTTTATATGGGCAAAGGTGTCATTAAAGATACACACACTGTTACTGTAGATGACACAGAATTAGAAGCCGAAAATATTGTTATCGGTACTGGCCAACACAGCCATCAACTAGAAATTGATGGAAAAGAACACACTCATGACAGTCGCGACTTCTTATCAATGGATCAGCTTCCTGAGCGCATGGTTATGATTGGCGCTGGTATTATCAGCATGGAATTTGCATCTATTATGATTAAATCAGGTGTGAAAGTAGATATTATTCATCATTCGGATGAAGCATTAAAAGGATTTAATCACAACCATGTACAGAAACTAGTTGAAAAATTGAAAGATGAAGGTGTGCAATTCCATTTCAACGAAAATACAACTGCTGTTGTACCATCTAAAGAAGGCTATCTTGTAGAAACTGAATCTGGTCTCTCTATTGAAACAGATTACGTCTTGGATGCAACAGGCCGCAAACCTAACGTACAAAATATCGGCTTAGAAAATGCAGGCATCCAATTCAGCGACCGCGGCATTCAAGTAGATGATTATATGCGTACTAATGTATCTAATATCTTTGCTAGCGGTGATGTCGTAGATAAAATGATTCCGAAATTGACACCGACTGCAACATTTGAATCCAACTATATTGCCAGTCAGATATTAGGAGTAAATCCAGAACCTATTCACTATCCAGCAATTCCAGAAGTGGTCTATGCTTTACCTAGACTGTCACAAATCGGTGTCTCTGTAGAAGAAGCAGAGAACGACGATGCTTATACAGTGAAATGTATTCCATTTGGCAAACAAATGGTATTTGAGTATAAGAATGAAGTTGAAGCGGAAATGTATATTGTTTTAGATCAAGACAAACATTTAGTGGGGGCTGCTGTTTACGGAGACGATGCGCCTGATCTCATTAATATCTTGACATTTATTGTAGACGGCCGTATGACTGCTCAAGAATTAAACCAACACGTCTTTGCTTTCCCTGGTGCTTCCAGCGGTGTTATTGATATGTTGAAAATGAATATGCTTTAG
- a CDS encoding MarR family winged helix-turn-helix transcriptional regulator: protein MDKEAMKLANQLCFSAYNVSRLFARFYEQQLKSFGLTYSQYLVLLALWERNPQTLHEIGKQLKLSSNTLTPLLKRLETAGWIKREKSSEDKRQLIVTLTDKGIRNQASVYEALANCVPEEMKYEDYQEAKLIMDQLESALEKQININKG from the coding sequence ATGGACAAAGAAGCTATGAAGTTAGCGAATCAGCTTTGTTTTTCAGCTTATAATGTGAGCCGGTTGTTCGCACGTTTCTATGAACAACAGCTCAAATCTTTCGGCTTAACTTATTCACAGTACTTAGTCTTGCTGGCTTTATGGGAAAGAAATCCGCAGACTCTACATGAAATCGGAAAACAGTTGAAACTTTCCAGCAATACACTGACCCCTCTTTTAAAAAGATTAGAAACAGCTGGATGGATTAAGAGAGAAAAATCTTCAGAGGATAAAAGACAATTAATTGTGACGTTGACAGATAAAGGTATCCGAAATCAAGCGTCTGTTTACGAAGCCCTTGCAAATTGTGTACCAGAAGAAATGAAATACGAAGATTATCAGGAAGCCAAGTTAATAATGGATCAACTAGAAAGCGCACTTGAAAAACAAATCAATATAAATAAAGGATGA